The nucleotide sequence GTTCTAGATTACCTAAAGTTCCTGCCGAAATCCCTAGGGCTTTTATTTTTGCTAAAACTTCTATTGGTAAATTAATTTCGTTTTCTGGCTTCCAAACTTCTGATTCACTCGTTGAACCCGTTGCAGAAACTGCTAATGGAATTTCAATTTGATAATAGTTTTGTGTAAAATCGTTACCCATTCTAATAAATCCAACAGCATCACCATCTTGTAATCCTAAAGCGGCACCTTCTTCAGCATGAATAAACATACGTAGTTTTTTATACTGACGCATATCTACATTAATATTTTTATATACTGCTCTAGAATCTTCAGGTTCTAGCTTACACGTATTAACAACTAATGATTGCTCATTTTGTCTTTGAAGTGTATTGTTATTGTTAAGCTGCTCTCTTTCTACTCCTGGAGGAGATACATAACTACCATCATTTTCTTGAATACCTATAATTCCAACATTAAACTCTGTACCATCTGAATCGTTATTTGGGTCGTCATCTAAAGATTGTTGATAGCGTCTCCAATCACTTCTTACTAAATCTAAAGACCCAAAACGTAACACTGTGTTTTCAGAAAACTCAGATAAATACATACGCATAAAACGAATCGATCTAAAATCTGTTATTCCTCCAATTTGATTTGTGTATGCTGTTAATGGAATTCTAAACTGATACCATCGAACTTGCTCTGAATCGCCATTAGGGAGTGTTACAGTAACTTGTTTTCTGTCTCTAATTAGTGTATTGTTTATGTTAGCTAGACCACTTGGTGTAATATCTAATTCATATTCAAAATAACTGTCTATGGTATTCATAGTGTTATCTCTATTAATATCTTCTACATCTGGCTGTGTCGTAGAGCCTCTATTAGTTTGCGTAAAAGTATCAGGAGAGTTTCCTTGTAATCCATTATACTTTTTATAACGCTCAAAGACGTCACCAGTGGTATTAAGAAAGTAAGTATAGTTATCGTTAGCAGGATCTTCTAAACTTGAAAACGCTGGGAACGCTATTCCTTCTTCAGCATCATCATAACCATCAAATCCAACATCTTGATTCGTTCTTTGTTGCCCTAATGTTGAAAACGCATAAATTAATGCTTGGTTTTGAGGTGTAACACTTCCCCAAACAGTTTGTGGTAATGAACTTATATCACCATTTTCTGGCAATCCATTTTCATACTGTTTTCTACCATCTTTTAAAATATCTTCAGAAATATTACCAAGGTTTAACGTTAATTTACCGCCTGGATTTGTTAAGTTATCTAAAAATGGATCTTGTAGCCAAAACTCAATATATTCAACATTGGCTTGCTCAAAATCGGTTGATGTCAACTGTCGTGTAATTCCTGCCCAAGAATCTTGAGGATTGTCTAAAATTCCATCTTCTGCTCCAGGTTGGAAATTATAAGGTCCTCTTTCAGAAGGATAATAAGCAAGGTCTAAAGAATTAATGACCGTTGGCTGACCTTGTACTATATCTTGCTGAGGGAAAATTTCATCTATAAAAATACGTCTCGTATACAAATTAGACATATCATCATCACTAATACCACTTGGTCTTTGACCACCATAGAAAACTGGATCAATAAAGTACCAGTTTAAAAGTGCTCTATCAAAACCATTTTGAATTCCATTATCATCTTCTGGCCCTTCAACATAAGATTGCCCTAATTCTTTTGGTCTACTAGACAAACTCCAAGAAATTGGCGATAATAAATCAATGGCATTTTGTGTGCCTTCAAAATCATCTACATATGTTGTTGCTTCACCTTGAAAATCTGATCCTTTGGGTGCTCCTGGTAATAAATAAGCAAATTCTCCTCTAATTGATAAATTAGATTGTACATCTGTATCTATGTTAGGTAGTTTATTTGCAAGTCTTGTTAAGAAAGGTACTTCAGTTGAGAAATTTCCATTAATTCCAAAAATAGAATTATTTATTGGCTCTGTTCCATAATTTGCTTTTTGAGTAATTGGGCGTTCATTTAAGTTTAAAAACGTAGCTCCCAACACAAAATTTTCATTAAACTGATGCTCTACATTTATCCCAGTAAAACGTTTTGTTTGCTGACCAAATACCGCATTATTTTCAACAGACACTTGAATAGGTGTATTAGACGCTTGTAAGGCAGGATCTAAAATTTGAACTGTTCCTATTTGATAATTAACCGTATAGTCTACACCTTCTACTAAAACACGCCCTCCAGCTGTTACTTTTACTGACCCTCTTGGAACATTAAACGCACCAATTGGAATTCCGCCACCTCCACCAGCTTTATAGCGTCCTTTTATCTGGAACTTATTTTTTTCTCCGTCTTCTAAGGCAGCTGTTTTGGTCGATTTATATAATTTATCGTAAACGTATTTAGCTTGGTTAGGGTTAAATTGCGCTGGGTCATTATAATCGGCCTCGTTATCACTTGGATTGTTATCTATATCAAGAATATCAAATAAGTACTTACCAAATGGTTCTACATTGGTAAATATTATTTTTCCATTTTGCTGAATAACCGTAATTCCTGGAACGAAATCGAAAAACCCGTCGCCATTAAACTGTGGATCATTATTATAATTTAACTTATCTAAATTAAACACTCTTAATAAAGGTGTTTCTTGTAAGGCATCTTCGGTTGGCGCAGGTGTTGGAAATGGTGTTCCATCTACAGGTGTAATAAAGTTTACAGGTGAAGACTCAGTATAAAAAATATTTAATTTAAAATCTTCCCTTTCTAAATTAAAAGCACCTGTATTATAGATGTTTTTCATCATTAAGTCCCAAATGGGTTGATCCACACTTGTGACAGTACTCTTAAGCATCTTAAGAATTAAACTATTATTAGTTACAACTGTGTTAGTCCCTACTGTTGTAACATCTGTCGCAGTCACACCATCGTTAGCAAATTCACCAACTTGATAAACTTGGTCACCAACTGTAAATTGATAAGCAACAGCTAGTATCTCGTCATTCTGTAAGCGCTGATTTAATGATACATATCCTAATTGCGTATTAAGTGTAAACTCTGAGCCTTCTTGAAGCTTTCTTGCATTTTCTAACTTTCCATAATCAAACCCTTCATTAACTCCTGATACTAAAATACCAGATTCTACCGTTGCAATATCTCTAATAGCATTGGTTATTTGTGAACCTCCACCACCAATATTAGTAGGGTCGTAAGCATTGTTTGCATTGTTAGGATATGCATTTGGTCCAGCAGTTATATTTACCGCAGATCCAACTTTAGCTGGATTAGACTCCCCTAAATCTTGCAATGCTACAATATTTCTTACATCGTCTGTTTGATTTGAACGATTGGTCACCCAAACCTCAACTCTAGTAATTTGAATACGTGAATTTATATGAGGATAGGTTTCTAATGCAGTATCATAATTATCTCTAAAGTATTGCGCTAAGAAAAAGTGTCTATTCTCATCGTAATCCAATCCAAAAAACTCAAAATCTTGTAAGGTTCCACCTCCTTGTGCAACCACAGTTCTTGTTTGTGATTTTTGTTCAGAGAAAATTCCTGTAATGGTTGTTTTTCCAAATTGTAATTGTGTTTTTACACCAAATAAACTTTGTGCACCAGTAATAAGTGAGCTATTTAATGGCATACTCACGTTACCTACTTCAATTTTTTGAATAATGTCATCTTCGGTAGGCGTGTATTCTAATTTTATTAAGTTTTGAAAATCAAAACTTGATTGTGTATCGTAATTTGCAGTTACTTGTAGCCTTGTACCAACCTTACCAAGTAAACTTAGTTCGATTCGTTGGTCAAAATCAAAAGTGAAATTACTCCTATTTCTTGGGGAAAATGATGGGTTATCTTGTTTTGTATATAAAATCCCTAAATCCATTTCTACCGAACCTTGAGGAATCACTTCAATGGTACTTCCTCCAAAAACCGATTCAAAAAAATCGGAATCGACATATAACTCAGGAATTAAATTTTTTTTGGCATCTTCTAAACCTGCTTTCTTACCATCGTAAGCATCTATTTTTTCTTTGTAATAATTACGCAAATTTTCTTGAGCCACAAGTTTCCTATACTCTTCTGGCGTTAGAATAATTGGATAATTAATGTTTATCTTTCCTAAGCTTTGATTGAAAATATATCTATCGGTTAAAGGGTCATAGGTATACTTAGATACAATACTATCTGGATTAGGTAATAATAAATTATTAAACGAAAAAGTGGTGCTTGTAGAATCTCTAACTGTAGTTTGTTGCGCAAAAGAGGCAATATACAAAAGCAACATCATGCTGGTTAGCATGAATGTTCTAGTAGATTTATAAAAATTAATGTTGGCGGCTTTCAAATCAATTATAATTTTTTTAAGGCTTCTTTTATAATAGTTTCGACACTTGCTTCTTGGTCACTAGAAACAATTTTATCTATAACACGTTCAGACTGCTTCTTGGTAAAACCAAGAACTTCTAATGCTGATAACGCTTCATCTTTATTAGTATTGTTTTGGAATGTAATTCCTTCATCAATATCGTAGGCTTTTAAAACTTTATCCTTTAACTCTATTACAACACGTTGTGCTGTTTTAAGTCCAATACCTTTAACCGATTGGATTAAAGCCACATCTTCAAGCGCAATAGCTTCCCTAACTTGTTTTGGTGTTAAGGACGATAACATGGTTCGTGCCGTACTTGTTCCAATACCGCTTACAGAAATAAGCAGTCTAAAAATTTGTCTTTCACCAAGCGATGAAAACCCATATAATGTATGTGAATCTTCTTTTACTTGAAGATGCGTATACAACTTTAAATGTTCTTGATTAGGTATTTGAGAATATGTATGTAAAGATATATTTAGCATATAGCCAACACCATTACAATCAATCACAACATCTGTAGGATTTTTTTCAACAAGTTTACCTTGTATATGCGTAATCATAGATTTGGTTTAGTTACGCATCAAATGTAATAAAATAATTATACATTATAACGACATAATCTAACCGCAAACCCTAGTTTTACGCTCTTTTTTGCTTTTTTTGAGCATCAATAACAGCAATTGCAGCCATATTCACTATTTCATCGACACTTGCATCAAGCTGTAAAATATGTGCTGGTTTCTTTAATCCCATCATAATGGGTCCAATGTTCTCTGCTTTATTCAGCTCCTTTAAAAGTTTATAAGTAATGTTTGCTGAGTCTAAATTAGGAAATATCAAGGTGTTAACTTTTCTACCAGCTAATTTTGAAAATGGAAAAATATCTTGTCGCATTTCATTATTAAGTGCAAAGTCAGTTTGAAATTCACCATCAACAATTAAACTTGGATAAAAACGGTGCAAATAAGACACTGCTTGTCTTACTTTTGATGCTCTTTCGTTATCGGAAGACCCAAAGTTAGAATAAGAAATCATTGCCATAACTGGCTCTAATCCAAACATTTTTACTGTTGTGGCTGTCATTTGGGCAATTTTAGCTAAGTCTTTTGAGGTGGGGTCTATATTTATAGAAGTATCACTTAAAAACAAAGGGCCTCTCTGAGTCATTAACACATTTGTTGTTGCTATTCTGGTAGCGCCTTTATCTAAACCAATTAATTCTAGCATTGGTTTTACAACAGTTGGATAATTTCTAGAAAAACCTGAAATAAGGGCATCAGCATCTCCTTCATTTACCATCATTGCTGCATAGTAATTACGCTCACGCATTAATTTTTTAGCAGTATGAAGTGTAATTCCACGTCGTTTGCGTTGATCCCAATAAATTTCAGCATAGGCATTTTTTGTACCTTCCTGTTCATCAGATTTTGGATCTATAATAGTCACTTCAGCATCAAATTCAATCTCTTCTTTTAATTTTTCAATTTTATCACGACGACCTAATAAAATTGGAATAGCGATCCCTTCTTCATGAACTATTTGTGCTGCTTTTAAAACAGTTAATTGATCTGCTTCAGCAAAAACAACACGTTTAGGGTTTAATTTAGCACGACTATGTAATAAACGTACCAACTTATTATCACCACCTAATCGTTGCAATAAATGTTCTTCATATTTATCCCAATCTTCAATTGGTTCAGTAGCTACTCCACTATCCATTGCAGCTTTGGCAACTGCAGGAGGAACCACACCTATTAATCTTGGATCAAACGGTTTTGGAATAATATAATCTCTACCAAAAGTTAAACGTGTTTCTCCATAAGCTACATTTACCTGTTCTGGTACTGGTTCTTTTGCTAAATCTGCCAAAGCAATAACCGCAGCTTTCTTCATTTCTTCGTTAATCGAAGTAGATCTAACATCTAAAGCGCCTCTAAAAATAAAAGGAAACCCAAGTACATTATTTACCTGATTAGGATGATCACTTCTTCCAGTTGCCATAATAATATCGTCTCTAGTATCTATGGCCAGTTGATAGGCAATTTCAGGATCAGGGTTTGCCATAGCAAAAACTATTGGGTCTTTCGCCATAGTTTTAAGCATCTCAGGTGATACGATATCCGACGTAGACAATCCAATAAACACATCTGCATTTTTCATGGCATCATCAAGTGTACTAATATCTCTTAAAGTAGCAAACTCTGCTTTTTGTGATGTTAAGCTATCTCTATCTTTCCTAATAACGCCTTTACTATCTAGCATGACAATATTTTCACGTTTGGCTCCGAAAGATTGATATAATCGTGTGCAAGAAATTGCAGCAGCTCCAGCGCCACTTATAACTATATTGATATCTTCAATATTTTTCTCAATGATTTCCAGAGCATTCAATAAGGCTGCAGCTGATATAATTGCTGTCCCATGTTGATCATCATGCATTACAGGAATATTGAGTTCTTCTTTTAAACGTCTTTCTATTTCAAAAGCTTCAGGAGCTTTAATATCTTCAAGGTTAATACCTCCAAAAGTTGGTGCTATATTTTTCACAGTTTGAATAAACTCTTCAACATTTTCTGTATCAACCTCAATATCAAACACATCTATATCAGCAAATATTTTAAAGAGCAGCCCTTTACCTTCCATCACTGGTTTAGATGCTTCCGGACCAATATTTCCTAAGCCTAAAACAGCAGTTCCGTTTGAAATTACAGCAACTAAATTTCCTTTTGCTGTATATTTATAAGCATTCGCTTTGTCTTTTTCAATTTCTAAACAAGGTTCGGCTACTCCAGGTGAATACGCTAAGGATAAATCTCTTTGTGTGGCGTACCTTTTGGTTGGTACTACTTTAATTTTTCCAGGGATTGGTTTTGCGTGATATATTAAAGCTTCTCTTCGTTTACTTTCCTTGCTCATATTATAGTTAGTTGCTATGAACTGGCAAAGGTACGATGTAGAAATTAATAGCCCTAATCTTTTAAAAATTTAATATTTCTAGTTAGTCCCGAATATTTTGTACGCTTTACTGCAGATTTTTGAAATACTTTATTGAAAGTGTCTTGAGTAATTTCTTCCCAATCTTTTTTGGTCATATCGAGTAGTTCTGGATGCGGATTAAAAAGCGGTTCGTTATGTGGTTTTGAAAAACGATTCCAAGGACACACATCTTGACAGACATCGCAACCAAACATCCAATCATCAAATTGTCCTTTAAATTCTGAAGGTATATTTTCTTTAAGTTCAATGGTAAAATAAGAAATACATTTACTTCCATCAACCACATAAGGCTCTGTAATTGCTTGTGTAGGACAAGCATCAATACAGGCAGTACAAGTACCACAATGATCAGTAACAGGAGTATCGTACTCTAATTCTAAATCGATAATCAACTCAGCAATAAAATAGAAAGAGCCTACTTGTTGCGTTAGTAAATTACTATGTTTACCAATCCAACCTAAACCTGATTTTGCTGCCCAAGCTTTATCTAATACAGGAGCAGAATCAACAAATGCACGTCCATCAACTTCGCCAATTTCATCTTGAATAAAATGTAAAAGCGATTTCAGTTTATCTTTAATCACAAAATGGTAATCTGTTCCGTATGCATATTTACTAATTTTTGGAGCAGATGAATCTTTTTGAGTTCCAGAAGGAAAATAGTTTAATAATAAAGACACTACACTCTTAGAGTCATCAACTAGTTTTGTTGGGTCTAAACGTTTGTCAAAATGGTTTTCCATGTATTGCATTTGGCCATGCATATTATGGTTAAGCCACTTTTCTAATCGAGGAGCTTCTGTTTCTAAAAACTCAGCCTTACTAATACCACAAGACAAAAAACCGAGGCGTTTGGCTTCGGTTTTAATTAGTAAAGCATGTTCTTGTTTTGTAGTCATATTTTGAGATTCTGAAACAAGTTCAGAATGACGTTCATATTAAAATAAACCCCCTTGATTCCCACCTTTGATTTTTCCTAGATGTTTGTATGCCTGTTCGGTCACTTCACGACCACGAGGTGTACGCATTAAAAACCCTTGTTGAATTAAAAATGGTTCGTAAACTTCTTCAATAGTTTCAGCACTTTCGCTTACAGCAGTTGCTATGGTTGTAATACCAACTGGACCTCCCTTAAACTTATCGATTATTGTGGTTAGAATTTTATTATCCATTTCGTCCAAGCCATGAGCATCTACATTCAAGGCTTGCAAACTGTACTTAGAAATCTCAATATCAATTTTCCCATTACCTTTAATTTGAGCAAAATCTCTAACACGCCTTAGTAAAGCATTGGCAATTCTTGGTGTACCTCTACTTCTACCTGCAATTTCAATAGCTGCTTCCATAGAAATTGGTACTTTTAATATATGTGCGCTTCGCTGTACAATGGTTGACAATAGCTCTGTAGAGTAATATTGTAATCTGCTACTAATTCCAAAACGTGCTCGCATTGGTGCTGTTAGCAAACCTGAACGTGTTGTTGCACCAACTAAGGTAAAAGGGTTTAAATTTATTTGAACCGAGCGAGCATTAGGTCCAGTTTCAATCATGATGTCAATTTTAAAATCCTCCATGGCTGAATATAAATATTCTTCAACTATTGGGCTTAAACGATGGATTTCGTCAATAAACAATACATCTCGTTCTTCTAGATTCGTTAACAAGCCTGCTAAATCTCCTGGCTTGTCCAAAACTGGTCCAGAAGTTACTTTAATACTAACGTCTAGTTCGTTAGATAAAATATGTGCTAAAGTGGTTTTTCCTAACCCTGGAGGCCCATGAAACAGCGTATGATCTAAAGCATCACCACGTAAATTAGAAGCTTGAACAAACACTTTTAGATTCTCTAATACTTGATCTTGTCCTGCAAAATCTTCAAAGGATAAAGGCCTTAATGCTCTTTCTATATCATGTTCTTCTGAAGAGAGATTCTCACTGGATGGATTAAGGTTTTCGTTCATGTTTACTTCCCACGAAAGTGGGAATCTAATTTTTAATTACTTATTCAGTTTTTAAAGTGGATTCCTGCCTGCGCAGGAATGACAACTCAATATCAAAAAAGAACCTATTAAATTCTTTTGTAAATATAAAGATACTCAAGCAAAATTCTATATAAAAAAAGCCTTTCTAAATTAGAAAGGCTTTTCAATATTATATCTCATCTTAAAAAAACATTTAAAATTTTTTTAATACTAACAAACTTGGTTTCTTTATTATTTTTTAACGATAATTTTTGTTAAACTTCCTTGATTTGTTCTAACCTTTATAAAATATAGGCCACTATACACATTAGAAAAATTGATTTTTTTATTTATTAACGTTAATGTTCTTAATAGTTTTCCTGAAACATCATATACTTTTACATCTTCAACTTCAATACTACTTTCAATATCTATATATAACTCATCAACTACTGGATTTGGATAAACATTAATTGATTTTTGTAAAAACTCATCATCAACGCTTAATGCTGATGTTATAAGCATCTTTACAGTTCCATAACTTGTACCTTGGTTATTTATAGCATATGCCGCATAAGAATATTGCGTACTTGCAGCTAATCCAGTTATAGACTCACTAAAGGCTCCAATACCAGAAGCGTTATCATCTTTAGTTACTCCTATACCACCAATAGTTGGGTTATTATTTGTACTTGTTATAGCATATACAACGCCTCTTTCTGAAACAGTATCTCCGCCATCTGAAGTGACATTTCCACCTATCGTTGCACTCGTTGTACTTATGTTTGATGCTGTTGTTGTTGTTACTATTGGCACGCTTGCACTAGCTCCAACTGCTTGAATACTAAAATGATAATTATATTCATGAATATCATCATTATTAATATGCAAAACTGCTGTTCGTGTACTTGCTACTCCTGAAGCAAAATCTATTGTAAATGTTGTACTACTACTCCCCGAAACACTTGTTGCAGGTTGTGTACTCACAGAAAAATCAGATGCATTTGTTCCAGAAATTGAAACAGCATTAGAGCCAAGAGTGAGTGTCCCAGAACCTGTGTTTTGTATTGTGAATGTTTTAGAAAGACTAGCACCAGTACCGAAATCTGTATAATCACTTGTGCTTGGTGAAGAATCACCTGATACAATATCAGTAGAATTTCCTTGTATATTTATTTCTGGATTTGTTGTTGAAGTGAGAGTAAAAACTTTTACATCCCCACGTTCATCTGTTACACCATTAACATTATCATCGTCAATAAAAACGCCTACAAACTTATCTGCATTAATACTAACAACTTGAAATTCATCTGCATTTCCAGAAATTAATTCTGTTTCAGCCCCTAGTGTAAAATTATTGCCCAAAAGTGATGCCGTAAAATAATGTGATGTTGTTGTACTTTGACCGTTTATCCCAACAACAACTTCGGTAGAAGACAACGTGGTCATACTTAAATCTTCAATGGATTTACCAGAATAAAAATTCGTTTCCGAACCTGGAATAGTGAATGTAGTCCCTGATAAAGTTGCGTAAAATAATCGTCCTTCATCAGTACCACCATCATCTTCAAATATAACAGCTAAACTTGATTCTGTTAATGATGTTAAACCGATTGTACCTATAATACTCGTTGATTCAAATGATTGCGGCGTTCCCATCGTAATTGCGTTACTATTTACTGTACCTGCAACAAGCATGCCTTCACCACTTATTGCTCCATCATTCCATTCATAACCCATTGCAAATTTCATGTCAGACATTCTAACTAGACTCACATTAGATACATTTGATGCAACATTTACCTCGTTCCCCCAAGAAATAGTGTTGCCTGAAACTGTTCCTGTAAAAACTTTTAACGAGTCAGTTGCTATATTTGCTTCCATCGCAATAACAACTTGATTTTCAGTAAGTGCAACCATTTGTAATGAACGTTGCCAACCAATATCGTACGCCGTATTTGAAAGCTGAGCAGAGGACGAA is from Pontimicrobium sp. SW4 and encodes:
- a CDS encoding choice-of-anchor D domain-containing protein — its product is MNQKYVYNLLKILLLTTVFSINNLFAQRTPVAGSIQTYNNGISWGTNAQRLSDDKIIVYYKNASSGSTGDGFAVVGTISGSTISWGSALELVTDNIIYAKIVTLSSEKVLFVYEENATPDVYKYKMLTISGTTITASSSAQLSNTAYDIGWQRSLQMVALTENQVVIAMEANIATDSLKVFTGTVSGNTISWGNEVNVASNVSNVSLVRMSDMKFAMGYEWNDGAISGEGMLVAGTVNSNAITMGTPQSFESTSIIGTIGLTSLTESSLAVIFEDDGGTDEGRLFYATLSGTTFTIPGSETNFYSGKSIEDLSMTTLSSTEVVVGINGQSTTTSHYFTASLLGNNFTLGAETELISGNADEFQVVSINADKFVGVFIDDDNVNGVTDERGDVKVFTLTSTTNPEINIQGNSTDIVSGDSSPSTSDYTDFGTGASLSKTFTIQNTGSGTLTLGSNAVSISGTNASDFSVSTQPATSVSGSSSTTFTIDFASGVASTRTAVLHINNDDIHEYNYHFSIQAVGASASVPIVTTTTASNISTTSATIGGNVTSDGGDTVSERGVVYAITSTNNNPTIGGIGVTKDDNASGIGAFSESITGLAASTQYSYAAYAINNQGTSYGTVKMLITSALSVDDEFLQKSINVYPNPVVDELYIDIESSIEVEDVKVYDVSGKLLRTLTLINKKINFSNVYSGLYFIKVRTNQGSLTKIIVKK